In Alkalihalobacterium alkalinitrilicum, a genomic segment contains:
- a CDS encoding glycosyltransferase family 2 protein, protein MSIKVSVIIPVYNAEKYLAQCIESLLSQALQDCEFIFINDGSKDDSCKIIEDYKEKDPRIILINQENRGVSIARNNGLQIASGEYIGFVDADDYIEMDMYATLYHSAKLSDCDVVISNFENEIDGHKVMTKYPFPLNINLNNDYINQEILPYFIKSDNLNTACNKLYKNKIIIENSIKFPEKLSLGEDGMFNMIFFSQATTTKYIDYTGYHYREVEGSATRNISKKDYFERALEVYQFELPEQIVGHLDKEKIHQFKAVRLIKSVLSYIHVYFSPSNEVSFKTRYEYIKNMISNQIVREALPTYCELHQNTLGKYEKFLLNMVKKKSTMGLYCVTAYSRLRNR, encoded by the coding sequence ATGAGTATAAAAGTAAGTGTTATTATCCCCGTCTATAATGCTGAAAAATATCTTGCTCAATGTATTGAATCACTCCTATCGCAAGCACTTCAAGACTGTGAATTTATTTTTATTAATGACGGATCAAAAGATGATAGTTGCAAAATAATCGAAGATTATAAAGAAAAAGATCCTCGAATTATTTTAATAAACCAAGAAAATCGTGGAGTCAGTATAGCTAGGAACAATGGTTTACAAATAGCTTCAGGAGAATATATAGGTTTTGTTGATGCTGATGATTACATTGAAATGGATATGTATGCAACTTTATATCATTCGGCCAAATTAAGTGATTGTGATGTTGTAATCAGTAATTTTGAAAACGAAATAGACGGACATAAAGTAATGACAAAATACCCCTTTCCCTTAAATATCAATTTGAATAACGACTATATCAATCAAGAAATATTACCTTATTTTATAAAATCAGATAATTTAAATACGGCTTGCAATAAGTTATACAAAAATAAAATCATAATAGAAAACAGTATTAAGTTTCCAGAAAAGCTTTCGCTAGGAGAAGATGGTATGTTTAATATGATCTTTTTTAGTCAAGCTACAACCACAAAATATATAGATTATACGGGGTACCACTATAGAGAAGTAGAGGGAAGCGCAACTAGAAATATTTCAAAGAAAGATTATTTTGAGAGAGCATTAGAAGTATATCAATTTGAATTACCTGAACAAATAGTCGGTCATCTAGACAAAGAAAAAATACATCAATTTAAGGCGGTTAGGTTAATCAAAAGTGTTCTGTCCTACATACATGTATATTTTTCACCTTCAAATGAAGTTAGTTTTAAAACAAGGTACGAATATATAAAAAACATGATTAGTAATCAAATTGTAAGAGAAGCATTACCTACATACTGCGAATTACACCAAAATACTTTAGGAAAGTATGAAAAATTTTTACTTAACATGGTAAAAAAGAAGTCAACAATGGGATTGTACTGTGTGACGGCTTATAGTCGATTAAGAAATAGATAG
- a CDS encoding polysaccharide pyruvyl transferase family protein, with translation MKIMMFAHDGSLNRGCEAIVRSSTNLIKNKISGAKVYLASGKPETDKIITKLDGIYDGSNRIIKKFSYDWWISSINVKLLKNESYALGKVHQNIIKHIDTMDVYLSIGGDNYCYGEQPGWYEIDRRVKAKGKKLVLWGCSIGEEDISEQKLEDLRSFDLILARETLTYHMLLNKGLTNVKLCADPAFTMEKEELELPKGWKEGNTVGLNFSPLVLNKNKKSDTAVKELIQHILDTTNYTVALTPHVIQEQNNDYEVLYRYYKEFKNTERVIILPENLTAPQYKGYISRMRFFIGARTHATIAAYSNCVPTMVLGYSVKSKGIAKDLFGEEEKLVLNIGEISDSKKLIANFDVMVKEEKEIIENLKQSIPNIQKMSYKAVEYLEELANT, from the coding sequence ATGAAAATCATGATGTTTGCTCATGATGGTAGCTTAAATAGAGGATGTGAGGCTATCGTTCGTTCTTCTACTAATTTAATAAAAAATAAAATTAGTGGAGCGAAGGTTTATTTAGCTTCAGGTAAACCTGAGACTGATAAAATCATTACAAAATTAGATGGGATTTATGATGGTTCAAACCGAATTATAAAAAAATTTTCATATGATTGGTGGATTTCTTCAATTAATGTAAAACTCTTAAAAAACGAATCATATGCTCTGGGGAAAGTTCACCAAAATATTATCAAACATATAGATACTATGGATGTTTATCTCTCAATTGGCGGAGACAATTATTGTTATGGTGAACAACCTGGATGGTATGAAATTGATCGAAGAGTAAAAGCAAAAGGCAAGAAGTTAGTCCTGTGGGGTTGTTCGATTGGTGAAGAAGATATATCGGAGCAGAAATTAGAAGATTTAAGGTCGTTCGATTTGATTTTAGCTCGTGAAACACTTACCTACCACATGTTACTTAATAAAGGTCTAACAAACGTAAAATTGTGTGCCGATCCCGCTTTTACAATGGAAAAGGAAGAGTTGGAATTGCCTAAAGGGTGGAAAGAGGGAAATACAGTAGGTCTAAACTTTAGCCCATTAGTTTTAAATAAAAACAAGAAATCCGATACTGCAGTTAAAGAGCTCATTCAACATATCTTAGACACTACAAACTATACAGTTGCTCTTACACCACATGTTATTCAAGAGCAAAATAATGATTATGAGGTTCTTTATAGGTACTACAAAGAATTTAAGAATACGGAACGAGTAATCATTTTACCAGAAAACTTAACCGCACCTCAATATAAGGGATACATTTCTAGAATGAGGTTTTTTATCGGAGCAAGAACGCATGCAACGATTGCAGCTTACTCAAACTGTGTTCCAACAATGGTCTTAGGCTACAGTGTAAAATCGAAAGGAATTGCTAAGGATCTATTTGGTGAAGAAGAAAAGTTAGTTTTAAATATTGGAGAAATTTCAGACAGTAAGAAACTAATTGCTAACTTCGATGTAATGGTTAAAGAGGAGAAAGAAATCATTGAAAATCTAAAACAATCAATTCCAAACATCCAAAAGATGTCATACAAAGCAGTCGAATATTTAGAAGAATTGGCAAATACATGA
- a CDS encoding glycosyltransferase, with protein sequence MKKNLLFVMPSLSAGGGEKSLVNLLQQIDYNNYNVDLFLFSQTGLFFNTIPKEVAILDLPLRYIYFTKSFKHSIEHFIKNSQINLAYNRVMFTLKNRYSKNSDRSEQYTWKFLRSSFDQLEKEYDAAIGYLEKTSIYFVVDKVKAKKKIGWIHTNYTNSGMDRDFDQYYFNRLDHIITVSEECATALKENFVELSKKVKVIYNIVSPKVINKLSIDNVEDVGYSNGVTDIVTVARLSHEKGIDIAIQSCKILIEKGYPVRWFVIGEGKERVKLETMIKDLDLTDVFILLGTKENPYPYIKNADIYVQPSRYEGKSIAIDEAKILNKPIVVTNFKTAKDQITDGNNGIIVNQDDESIADGVEILIKDKAQRNILATNLSCEKLGTEEEIEKLYQIF encoded by the coding sequence ATGAAGAAAAACTTACTATTTGTGATGCCTAGCTTATCTGCGGGGGGTGGGGAGAAGAGTCTAGTCAATTTGTTACAGCAGATTGATTATAACAACTATAATGTTGATTTGTTTTTATTTAGTCAAACTGGACTGTTCTTTAACACTATCCCAAAAGAGGTTGCTATATTAGATTTACCATTAAGATATATTTATTTCACAAAAAGTTTCAAGCATTCTATTGAGCATTTTATAAAAAATAGTCAAATAAATTTAGCTTATAACAGGGTGATGTTCACTTTAAAAAACAGATACTCTAAAAATAGCGATCGATCAGAACAGTATACTTGGAAGTTTTTAAGGAGTTCTTTCGATCAGTTAGAAAAAGAATATGATGCAGCGATTGGGTATTTAGAAAAGACTTCAATCTATTTTGTAGTAGATAAGGTAAAGGCTAAAAAGAAAATCGGGTGGATTCATACAAATTATACAAATTCTGGTATGGATCGAGATTTTGACCAATATTACTTTAATAGGTTAGATCACATTATAACCGTTTCCGAAGAATGTGCGACAGCCTTAAAAGAAAATTTTGTGGAGTTAAGTAAAAAAGTAAAAGTCATTTATAATATTGTTTCTCCAAAAGTTATCAATAAATTGTCTATAGATAATGTAGAAGACGTAGGATATTCGAATGGAGTTACAGATATTGTAACTGTTGCAAGGTTGAGTCATGAAAAAGGCATTGATATAGCAATACAATCCTGTAAAATCTTGATAGAAAAAGGATATCCAGTAAGATGGTTTGTTATAGGTGAGGGGAAGGAACGAGTAAAGCTGGAAACAATGATTAAAGATCTCGACTTAACAGATGTCTTTATACTTTTAGGAACTAAAGAAAACCCTTATCCTTACATAAAAAATGCAGATATTTATGTTCAACCGTCACGTTATGAGGGGAAGTCAATAGCAATAGATGAAGCAAAGATCCTTAACAAGCCAATAGTTGTTACAAACTTTAAAACAGCTAAGGATCAAATTACAGATGGAAACAATGGAATAATTGTTAATCAAGATGATGAATCTATTGCAGATGGAGTCGAAATATTAATAAAAGATAAGGCACAAAGAAATATATTAGCCACTAATTTATCTTGTGAAAAATTAGGGACTGAAGAGGAGATAGAGAAGTTGTACCAAATTTTCTAG